One stretch of Halodesulfovibrio sp. MK-HDV DNA includes these proteins:
- a CDS encoding DMT family transporter, producing the protein MLRSIPMPRQLSVGVLYTLLGAVCFGTTGTIQAFAPEGCQPLAVGTMRLVVGGLVMLLWVRCRSGFTHHVPWPKKATLTAAVGIIVFQILFFQSLVRTGVAVGTVIAIGFGPMAGGIIEYLLRGSVPSRSWFTATALALCGLVTLSIDDKATIDMTGVLMALGAGAGYALYAANSQTILADRSPQEMIAVLFTFGGIAMSPILFFYDISWMFSMRGFISIVLIGVIGTAMAYSFFATGLATLPLSSGLTLGLAEPLVAALFGILLLGEPCSFQTVMGICIIFSGMFVIARNPT; encoded by the coding sequence ATGCTGCGTTCAATTCCCATGCCTCGACAGCTCTCTGTCGGAGTCTTATACACCCTGCTTGGTGCCGTTTGTTTTGGAACAACAGGAACCATACAGGCTTTTGCTCCAGAAGGTTGTCAGCCTCTTGCAGTCGGAACCATGCGTCTTGTTGTCGGCGGACTTGTCATGCTGCTGTGGGTGCGTTGTCGCTCAGGATTCACCCATCATGTCCCATGGCCCAAAAAGGCTACGTTAACTGCGGCGGTAGGTATTATCGTTTTTCAAATTCTTTTTTTTCAAAGTCTTGTGCGAACAGGTGTTGCAGTAGGAACAGTCATTGCTATCGGGTTCGGTCCTATGGCTGGAGGGATTATAGAGTACTTGCTTCGTGGCTCTGTACCATCACGATCATGGTTCACTGCGACTGCTCTTGCCCTTTGCGGATTAGTTACTCTTTCAATAGATGATAAGGCAACTATTGACATGACAGGTGTACTTATGGCTCTTGGTGCAGGGGCGGGATACGCTCTATACGCGGCCAACAGTCAGACTATTTTGGCAGACCGTTCTCCGCAGGAAATGATTGCTGTTCTCTTTACCTTCGGTGGAATCGCCATGAGTCCTATTCTGTTTTTTTATGACATCTCTTGGATGTTTTCCATGCGCGGGTTCATTTCCATTGTGCTGATCGGTGTCATCGGAACAGCAATGGCGTATAGCTTTTTTGCAACAGGCCTAGCCACATTGCCTCTTTCTTCCGGTCTTACACTCGGGCTTGCAGAACCGCTCGTTGCGGCACTTTTCGGAATACTTCTACTCGGTGAACCTTGCTCTTTTCAAACAGTAATGGGCATATGCATCATATTCAGCGGCATGTTTGTCATAGCCCGAAATCCAACGTAA
- a CDS encoding GntR family transcriptional regulator, with protein sequence MQMQVEGFVTILPQRGVVVNALTHEDKKYIFEVCGGLEYQAVISTFPLLTEEHILEMEMYNSRIMMSSKGSRYEDCNAINSNFHNAYLKACPNPYLVYLLHMNRERLFVFTERDWGEKFREANYNEHNVIIDLVRAGDAQKMAEYIRDIHWAYTWE encoded by the coding sequence TTGCAGATGCAGGTTGAGGGCTTTGTAACCATATTGCCGCAACGTGGTGTGGTGGTTAATGCTCTGACGCATGAAGATAAGAAATACATTTTTGAAGTGTGCGGCGGATTGGAATATCAAGCTGTGATTTCAACGTTTCCACTTTTGACAGAAGAGCATATTCTGGAAATGGAAATGTATAATTCCAGAATTATGATGTCATCGAAGGGTTCACGCTATGAGGACTGCAATGCAATCAACTCGAATTTTCATAATGCGTATCTTAAAGCATGTCCCAACCCCTATCTTGTGTACTTGTTGCATATGAACCGTGAGCGTCTTTTTGTTTTTACAGAACGCGACTGGGGCGAAAAATTCAGAGAAGCGAACTACAATGAACATAATGTGATCATTGATCTTGTACGCGCCGGTGATGCTCAAAAAATGGCGGAATACATTCGGGATATACACTGGGCGTATACGTGGGAATAG